In Haliotis asinina isolate JCU_RB_2024 chromosome 11, JCU_Hal_asi_v2, whole genome shotgun sequence, the genomic stretch ACAATCACGAGAcaataacacaaacacatgacaGAGACACATCTACATGACaaagatacaatgacataacaACATGACACATCATAACCAGACAAGGCCTTAAAATCCATCTGCTGATATTACTTTTCGATTTTCTTCCACCTGGGAGGAAAAGCTGCCATATGACAAAAATGACAATAGAAATTATATAATTTACTTTATTATGTCATTTGGTAAATGACATTTTTCTCTGGACAACCACAGGTTGATGTCCGTATATGTTTGCTTCACTAAAGGTTTGTGTACTTTTTCACAGAGACCACACCAGGGTAATGGAAAATATACCCGATGCGTATCCTTCATTTTTAACAGTTCTATATAGGCTTTATCATTATTTAAAAGAAAGTTCAAATGATATCCTAGCTCTCTTATGTTTGCAAAATCCTTTGAGTCTATGATATAACCACTACCAAACAGATTCTTGTAATTTGGGCCGCCACGCACCACTGGAATCACATCATGCAGAAGCGTTTTGAAGAATTTCTCAGTCACGTAATTCTCACAAAAGGAATTTTCAAATGCAAGATAAAATTTATAGGATTTTAACTTTTCATAGCAGTCTTTGTCGCACTTGTTATCACCACACCTTCCAAACACGTCTATATCGACGTATCTCTGCAATTCATCAACGTATTTCTCTCTTTGGCTGTGCGAAACGCATCGACTAACGAACCAAGCAACACTGTTCGTTTTTTCTTTCACTAGTTTTTCATAGTTTTTCCTTTTCAAACGTGATGGCCTTTTCCGTACCATTCCATAAGGCCTCCACACATCCGAATCTGGACGATATGTTATTGTCCAGTTGAAAGCGTCTTTCCACTCGGAAGGTATTGTTAAATATGTTGGTGGCTCAAAGGAAAAGAGAGCAAACATTTGATTGGCTGATCTTGGTGGTGGTGCCCCCTTGTGTAGGTTAAATCCATCAACAAGCACAACATCCGCTCTAGCGAGATCTTGACGATCGTATGAAACTGTACACATTTTGTacttacaacctccaaacaatTCTGAACCCTTCTGTCTTTGAATCCATGCTGGTGCATTGAACCAAACAATCTCTCTCACTGTCTTTGGTTTCCGTGTCTTATGTAATAACGTTGTAACAGTGCCCACGTCTTTGACATTTGTCCACGTGCCCTTGACCTTCATAGAAGTCCAATTATACACAGCTGATGTGCTCACACTGTTTGCTTGTGCAATGACGTCGTCAAATTTTCCCTTTAAATTTCGTTCAACCCACTGTTTTCTTAAAACTGGTTTTCCGTAAAGCAAATTTCGTTTAATGTCTGTAAATTCGTCTTCGTTAGGGGCCATCCGGTTAGCGGAACTTTTACGTTGGATCTGTTCGAGTCTGGACATTTCACGGAAGCTGAGGACGAATGTTGTTACCGCAAACACTGTGGTCATGTAGACGTGATACTTTCGAAATTTCCTGGATGCCAGTCCTATAACCTGAAACAAAAACGAACAATTAAGCTAAAATGATTTTCAGTGTCTAAATGCAAGACAACGCAGCGTTCTCAGTTAGGACTTCTTAAAATaacttttgatagaaaaaatagtgacgagggaggaacacatgtatattttttttctttcagaaattCAGCCTGGAGCGTTTAGCACGGGTTAATgcgttgtagattcagtcacacgcGTTCATACAGACTCATTCTTAAAGTAAACAAATGGATGATTGGGACTCGCCCAAGTCAATAAATTACGCGCCGATGCCCAAGTAACATGTCATGTTTTAATTTAACCCAACAGACAGATACAGTAATACCTACCGTCAAGTTCGCACTGTGTATTTAATTACAAAAAGGAAAatacactgtttagaaaaagtTTAGAAAGAGTTTTCAGCAGATCGTGTCAATGTCTTACACATATTAGCCGTCTCTTACACAGATAGATGGAAGCTATTTGTTGTTCACGACAGTCTTACAGCAAATAGCTGCATCAGCTAAATCCTCACGACCTCACTTCCTTCAACTATTTAAACCTCAGAGGGAGCTGTTTCAACGCCCAAACCCATACAGGTCGTGTAACAGGTGCCTGTCTCGCCATTGCAAACGCCATTGCCCTTCCCTAGCCTTCAGTTCGCCTGATCCCTTCCAAGGGGTGTGGAACAGTGAAGGGTGGTGTCACCAGGTACTGACCTGAACGCTCCCTTGTGTCCACACATGTGCAGTGGGTAAACTGTATTAATGTTTGGAGTGacaacaatgaaatatgttcatccGTGTGTTGAATATACTTCTTCTATGTTCACGTTTAAGCGAAATcttaaatctgtttaaaacaTGTACTTATTTTCGTCACGTGggtttcttgtttttgatgAGTTTATAATGTGAAAGAAACGAATAGAAGTGAATGGCAGTATGGAAAACAATTAGCCACGCGATACAGATGTTATCATAATAAAGAATAATAAAGAATAACCACTTCTTTCGAATGATAAGGCATTCTTGGAAACATACATGATTCAAGTCAGTCTGTAGATAATAACAAGGCAAtctagagatcaacagcatgaacattgttcTACGATGGGATGCGATGATGCGGCCTGACCACGCGTTTCCGTTAGATTCCGTTTCTGTTTTTGCCTGTTGCTCACTATTCCGGCTATATGTCGacggtgattgacatcatgagtgagtacagtttcacgccgcactctacaatattccagctatatagcggcgatTTGTTCATAATCAAATCATTACCagaaaacccagtgatcaacaacatgagcatcgttctacgcaactgggatacgatgacatgtatcaaacacGTCAGCGAgaccgaccacccgatcccatgcCGCCTTTTACTTACTGAAGACTGATCCTAatcgggatcttcacggggccTTACAGTCATAGTGTTGTAAATCAAAGTGTTGACACATGCTGATAAGCTGTGTTTGCCCTTAGTGAAAATACAACCTTACACATCTAACCTCTCATCGCTTGTAAATTTTGTCAATACTCGCGAGTGTTGGGACGGAGACAGTTCATGTAGCTGGTCTGGTAACTTACAACAAGACAGTTTAAGAATATCGAGAATTGAAAAGTATATTTAACTATGTCTATGTATTATTATCATATCATTATTGTTATTGCATGATGTAATATTAAACCATTCATAGTCTACACCAAAACATAATATAtaccaaaatgagtgagtgtggttttacatcgTATTTACATATAGCAATACTCCGGGTAAAAGGGGACATGATAGGTATTCCAAAATGTATACGAATCGACAACATTCTACTACCATGGGTCATATTTAGATGCATCGGACATAACCCGGATCAGTATTTCGTACTGTGCTGTTCATATGGAATTAAGCGAACAGGTTCAGGACGTGGTGCACGTATCTGTATTTCTTACAATGTTCAATATATCCCCAATCTCAAATCACATGTACGACGTATATACCTGTGGCAAACAAGCTGAGCATATACCATTCTATTTTGAAGTGAACTTAACCAAACAACACCATTATCGTCAACACATTCATCACAATTTCATCATAATTCTGTCGAGAGTACCTTAAGTTTGGTTAAGTGGGGTAGTTTggtggttaagcgttcgctagtcacgacgaaatcctgggttcgattccccacacgggtacaatgcataaaaggccatttctggtgtccctcgccttgTTTCgtgctgggatattgccaaaagcggcaatGAACTAAACTTCTCATCTCCTAACCTTGGTATCTTGCAACAATCCCAATTTTGGGCCATATAGTGACGCGATCAAACTTGCATTCATTTCCACTGTACATTTAAAACATACACATTCATCAGATTATtattaaaacataaaatttCATAACACCAAATACAGATGTAAGCAAGTCGTTATTCTCCttacaaaattattttaaagGTCAGCTTCCCTTCTGTAGTTTATAATCAGGTGAATCAGATCTTTAAGGTATTCAAGTATAAGACAAATACTACGGATAAAATATTATTCACCTGACGAAAGGACAAGGAAAAGTTCAAGAATGTTGTGTAAAGAATAAGTAAGAATTTGACATACATAATACCTTTGTCTTACGCTATCAAATAGTTATGAAATCAGGTGTTAGCTAAACGTTATCATAAACACACAAAAGGCAGGTCAGTTGTACACCTGAAGGAACTATTATATTTTGTACAATTAGAAAAGggaacttaccccatgtgccACCATGTCTCCCCAAAGCACGCCCTACTACGTTGTCAGTCTCCCTCACTCAAGACGAGCAAGTGAGCTGACTGTCTGTTTAACCGCTCTGTATTGCTATGAGACACGACGAGTGGAGTGGGCAAACACAATACAGTTTGCTTGGAGACGATGGTCACACAGCAGTTTTTTGTGTTGTATGGGAGTTGGTCAACACGTAGTGTGTATGCACGTGATTTCTTGAGGAAAAACCTGAAATAACTTTCTACTGGTCAAGGTCACTGCAAACAGTGTCTTGTTTCGATTTTGCTAATATGCAAAGTTTGAAATCACTGTGCGTTCATACACCATGGCTTGCTCGCATGAGTGGGTTTATAACCATTATATAGACGGTCCTCCgtttgaaacaaacaaagacCTATTCGCCAATATGTCAGGTTGGCCGCACCCACTTCTGGGACAAAGAGTGCGATCTATTGATAAACACAGCGAGTACTGCATGTGATTCTAATCATAAATTGTTGACAATGGACGATTACAGaaaaatcataaacatattaTTAAGTTTAAAAATCATGTTGAAATCGAAACGATTGATACGAAGTACATTCATGAATAAagaattaaaaataatattaacGTATGATCCAGTCCCATATTTGCTGTGACCATGTTATGAGACTGGCATGTACTAAGTTGGATGTTTGTACGTCAAAATTACAGGACACAGGAACGTGACAAAATCCTACAGCATAACCACTTTACACAGACGAACAAGTCAGCCAGAGTACACCTGCAGGATACAGCTACAGAACATCTCTTCAGAACAGTCGAAGCACATACACCGGAACAATCGAATAACATAGCAACAGGACACATGCAAAGAAATTATCTACAGGCCACATCAGAAAACTATAGTCACTGAAAACAGCTGAACCTGGCAAGAGGACACAGCTGAAGAACAAACAAAAGAGCAAACCCACAGGACACAGTAGAACATACACAGAGGACACGCACGAAGAACATATCCACAGGACCAAGACACAGAAGAACATACTCACAGGATACAGAACATAGACACAAGACAGAGACGAAAACCCACAGGACACGACAAAAGAACAAACCCACACGACACAGACGAAGAATAAACCCACAGGGGACAGCAAAATCCATACCCACAGGCCACAGACGACGAACGAAGCAACATGACACAGCAAAGAACATACCCACAGGACACAGACGCAGAACAAACCCACatgacacagcaaaaataacattCCAACATGACACAGTAAATAAAAAACCCACCTACATGACACAGACGATGAACAAACATACAGGACGCAGAATCACAAGACACAGCCACGGGACACATACGAAAAGGAAACCCACGGGACACAGAGGAAGAACATACCACAGGAAACAGGCGGAGAACAAACCCTGAGGATACAGACGAGACGAAGAACACAGATAAATATCATAGATACAAGACACACACGAACAAATCAGTCACAGGACACGTACAAAGAATATAGCCACAGTCTCTGAGACGCAGCagaaaaacaaacccaaaagaCACAGTCAAAAAACAACCCACATTACAAAATCTAATAAAATTGTCTCAGACCACAGTCAAAAACCATCGACACGGGACACAACCCAAGAACAGACCAACAGGACACACTCTCGGAAATGCTAAACTACTATGCGTTAAGGTA encodes the following:
- the LOC137256113 gene encoding glycoprotein 3-alpha-L-fucosyltransferase A-like isoform X2, which produces MKVIGLASRKFRKYHVYMTTVFAVTTFVLSFREMSRLEQIQRKSSANRMAPNEDEFTDIKRNLLYGKPVLRKQWVERNLKGKFDDVIAQANSVSTSAVYNWTSMKVKGTWTNVKDVGTVTTLLHKTRKPKTVREIVWFNAPAWIQRQKGSELFGGCKYKMCTVSYDRQDLARADVVLVDGFNLHKGAPPPRSANQMFALFSFEPPTYLTIPSEWKDAFNWTITYRPDSDVWRPYGMVRKRPSRLKRKNYEKLVKEKTNSVAWFVSRCVSHSQREKYVDELQRYVDIDVFGRCGDNKCDKDCYEKLKSYKFYLAFENSFCENYVTEKFFKTLLHDVIPVVRGGPNYKNLFGSGYIIDSKDFANIRELGYHLNFLLNNDKAYIELLKMKDTHRVYFPLPWCGLCEKVHKPLVKQTYTDINLWLSREKCHLPNDIIK
- the LOC137256113 gene encoding glycoprotein 3-alpha-L-fucosyltransferase A-like isoform X1, which produces MVAHGVIGLASRKFRKYHVYMTTVFAVTTFVLSFREMSRLEQIQRKSSANRMAPNEDEFTDIKRNLLYGKPVLRKQWVERNLKGKFDDVIAQANSVSTSAVYNWTSMKVKGTWTNVKDVGTVTTLLHKTRKPKTVREIVWFNAPAWIQRQKGSELFGGCKYKMCTVSYDRQDLARADVVLVDGFNLHKGAPPPRSANQMFALFSFEPPTYLTIPSEWKDAFNWTITYRPDSDVWRPYGMVRKRPSRLKRKNYEKLVKEKTNSVAWFVSRCVSHSQREKYVDELQRYVDIDVFGRCGDNKCDKDCYEKLKSYKFYLAFENSFCENYVTEKFFKTLLHDVIPVVRGGPNYKNLFGSGYIIDSKDFANIRELGYHLNFLLNNDKAYIELLKMKDTHRVYFPLPWCGLCEKVHKPLVKQTYTDINLWLSREKCHLPNDIIK